The window TATGCCGACGAAATTGAAATACTTGATTGTTGCGATGGCATTAAATGTTATCGGTGCAAGTTTCTTATGGCCACTGAATACGATATATATGTCACAAGAACTAGGTAAATCATTATCCATTGCTGGGTTTGTTTTACTATTAAATTCATTGAGTGCGATGTGTGGTAATTTATTTGGAGGTAAGTTATTCGACCAAATCGGGGGCTATAAAACCATCATGACAGGTGGGTTAATTGCATTTAGTTCCCTTGTCGGGTTGAATATTCTTCATACTTGGCCATTTTATGCGATATGGCTTGTTTTATTAGGGTTTGGTTCTGGGATGATCTTTCCAGCAGTTTATGCATTTGCGGGTGCAATATGGCCAGAAGGTGGGCGCAGAACATTTAATGCGATATATGTTGCGCAAAATGTTGGTGTAGCTGTTGGGACAGCACTTGCAGGTGTTGTTGCTGATTTTAGTTTTGATTATATATTTATAGCGAATTTATTGATGTTCGTATTATTTGCAACGATTATATTTACTCAATTTAGGGGTGTTGAAGTAGATGCAAATGTAGATACATCTAGCCATAATGTAATGGAAGTGAAAAATAAGACAATTTTCTTTGCGTTTATGAGTGTATTGATTGTTTATTTCATTTGTTGGTTCGGTTACGTCCAATGGCAAACGACGATTGCTGATTTAACTCAACATTTAAGCATATCATTGAAACAATATAGTTTAATTTGGACGGTTAATGGATTGATGATTGTGTTTATGCAACCAGTTATTAAACCTGTCATCAAAATGTTAAAAGGTAAATATGTCGGACAGTTAATAGTCGGTGTGTTGCTATTCATGATTGCCTTTTACTTCACAAGTATGCAAACGGCATTTAGTGGATTCTTGATTGGTATGGTTATTATGACTTTTGGAGAAATGTTTATTTGGCCATTGTTACCAACAATTGCACAAGATATCGCTCCAAAAGGTAGAACTGGAGCATATCAAGGGTTAGTTAATTCTACCGCCACTGTCAGTCGCGCGTTCGGTCCGTTAGTCGGTGGATTTATCGTTGATGTTTATAATATGGACATACTCTTTAAATCTATCGTTGGATTAATTTTGTTTAGCTATGTTTTCATTGGTCTGTATTCAATCTTGATGAAACGATATCAAAGAAACACGTGAACCCTGTTGTTGCCTTTTTAAACGATTTATCATATAATTTCTATTAATAGGAGTAGTAACTTGAATATGTAATCAATAGAGACATAGTGGTCGGTGAAAACTATGACATGGACAAGTGAACTTACCTGATTAACGATTAAATAGTAGTTATTAATAATGATGAGATACATGATTGTATGTAATTTGGGTGGTACCGTGGTCTATAAATGATCGCCCCATAGCGCATTTGCGTTGTGGGGCGATTTTTCATTATTTAATTTATATTTAGTTGTGAATCAATATTACAAAGGAGTGGTTTAGATGGCTTATAATCATCAATCAGTTGAATCAAAGTGGCAAAAATATTGGGAAATCAATAAGACATTTAAAACAAATGAAAGAAAGAATGATAAAAAGTTTTATGCATTAGATATGTTTCCATATCCATCAGGTGCTGGTCTTCATGTTGGTCATCCTGAAGGATATACAGCAACAGATATTATTTCAAGAGTGAAGAGAATGCAAGGGTATGATGTGCTTCATCCAATGGGATTTGATGCATTTGGATTACCGGCTGAACAGTATGCATTAGATACTGGGAACGACCCTAAAGAGTTTACTGTGCACAATATTAATACGTTTAGACGTCAAATTAAGTCATTAGGATTTAGCTATGACTGGGACAGAGAAGTGGACACGACTGATCCAGAATATTACAAATGGACACAATGGATATTTATCCAATTGTATAATAAAGGGCTTGCCTACGTTGATGAAGTTGCGGTCAATTGGTGTCCTGCATTAGGTACTGTATTATCAAATGAAGAGGTCGTTGATGGTGTATCAGAACGTGGTGGGCATCCCGTTTATCGTAAACCGATGAAACAATGGATGCTAAAGATTACTGCTTATGCCGATCGACTGTTGGAAGATTTAGATGATCTAGACTGGCCTGAAAGCTTGAAAGATATGCAACGAAACTGGATTGGTAAATCGATCGGTGCTTCAATTCGATTCAATGTTGATGCTGTCGATGAACAGATTGAAGTATTTACGACACGACCAGATACTTTGTACGGTGTGAGTTATGTTGTGTTAGCACCTGAGCATGAATTAGTAAAACAATTAACGACTGATGATCATCGTGATGCAGTTGAACAATATATCGTTGATTCTTCTAAAAAGTCAGATCTAGAGCGAACAGACTTAGCAAAAGAGAAGTCAGGTGTTCCGACAGGTAGCTATGTGATCCATCCGTTAACAAATGAACGCATTCCAATTTGGATCGCTGATTATGTTTTGAACAGTTATGGAACTGGAGCCGTAATGGCAGTCCCAGCGCATGATTCACGTGATTATGAATTCAGCCAACAATATGACTTGCCAATCCGTGAAGTGATTGAGGGAGAAAGAGATGAACAAGGTATTGTAACGACCGATGGCGTATTGATTGAATCTGGTGAGTTTACCGGATTATCTTCTGAAGATGCGCGAGTGAAAATTATAGATTATTTACAAACAAATGATATTGGTGAAGCGAAAACGAATTACAAATTACGTGATTGGTTATTCAGTCGTCAGCGTTATTGGGGAGAGCCGATTCCAATTATTCACTGGGAAGATGGAACGATGTCAACGGTTGATGAAAGTGAACTGCCAGTATTATTACCAGAAACTGATGATATCAAACCATCTGGAACTGGTGAATCACCACTTGCTAATATTACCGACTGGTTGGAAGTTACGGATCCAAAAACCGGTATGAATGGTCGTCGTGAAACAAACACGATGCCACAATGGGCTGGAAGTTGTTGGTATTATTTAAGATATATCGACCCGAAAAATACTGAACAGCTAGCTGATCCTAAATTGTTAGAAGAATGGCTACCAGTGGATCTATACATTGGTGGAGCAGAACATGCTGTATTGCACTTATTGTATGCTAGATTTTGGCATAAAGTATTGTACGATATTGGTGTAGTACCAACGAAAGAACCATTCCAAAAATTATTTAATCAAGGCATGATTCTTGGTGAAGGTAATGAAAAGATGAGTAAGTCAAAAGGTAACGTCGTTAATCCTGATGATATTGTCGAAACACACGGTGCAGACACTTTACGAGTGTATGAAATGTTTATGGGGCCATTAGATGCATCGATTGCATGGAGTGAAAATGGATTAGATGGCTCAAGAAGATTTTTAGATCGAGTGTATCGACTATTCGTGAATGAAGATGGTACTTTATCTCAAAAAGTTCAAAATAAGACGAATGAATCTTTAGAAAAAGTGTATCATCAAACCGTACAAAAGGTGACTGAAGATATTGATAAACTAGGCTTCAATACAGCGATTTCGCAATTGATGGTGTTCGTCAATGAATGTTACAAACAAGATGTGATTCCAGTAGAATATGCAACAGGATTCATCAAACTGTTATCACCATTCGCACCACATATCGGTGAAGAAATTTATAATGTTATAGGACATGAAGAGAGTATCGCATACGCATCATGGCCAACATACGATGAATCTAAGCTTGTAGAAGATCATGTTGAAATTGTTGTACAAATTAAAGGGAAAGTGAAAGCAAAATTAAATATTCCTCAAGATGCGTCAAAAGACGAAATGGAACAACTCGCATTAGCTGACGAAAAAGTAAAAGAAGCCATTGGAGATAAAGAAATTATTAAAGTCATCGCAGTACCGAAGAAACTTGTAAACATTGTTACTAAAGGATAAAGATATATAGTTTTAGTTGTCAGATTTGGAGTAGAGGATGAAAGCTGGCGACTTAAAAATAGAGGATGCATCGTTCAAGATGCATCCTCTATTTTTAGCTATTTTAAAGTTGTACTGTATCCAGCAACATATCCAGTCACAAGTGCACTTGTAATATTATATCCACCTGTGTATCCATGAATATCAAGCAATTCACCAGAGAAATATAGATTGTTTTGAAGTTTTGATTCTAACGTTTTAGGGTTTATTTCTTTTAATTTTATACCGCCGCCGGTTACAAAAGCATCTTCTATTGATTTTGTACCGTTAACAGAGAATGAAAAATGTTTTAAAGTCTTAACGAGATGGATCTTATCTTCATTTTTCAGATGGTGTCCAGTTGTTTCTATATCGATATTTAATCGATCAATCAAGAGTTGGATAAATCGCTCTTGTAAAATGGACTTTAACGAATTAATGATCAGTTTATTTTTGTTTTCTGCAATAAGATTTGTAACTTCTTTCATAAGTTCTGTTTCATTTTTATTTGGGAATAAGTCAATTGCCATTTTAATTTGTTTTGTTTTTTGTTTTTTCTGTTGCTTATATACAAATTGTGAGCAACGAAGTGCTGCGGGTCCTGAAATACCAAAGTGTGTAAATAACATATCCATTTCATGAGTAATGACAGGTTTTCCTTTTTTATCTAAAACACTGAGTGCTATGCCTTTAAGACTGAGTCCTTTCAGTTCGTTAGACTGGATGAATGGTTCATCGCTTAAAATAGGGACTTCAGTTGGAAATAACTCTGTTATCGTATGGCCAAATTGAGCAGCGAATTTATACCCATCTCCTGTAGAACCTGTTTTTGGCACACTTTTACCACCTGTTGAAATAACCAAGTGTGTGCATTGGTATGATTGTTGTTTTGTTATAATATTATACAACTTTGTTTCTGAATCATATTCAATCGAGTTAAC of the Abyssicoccus albus genome contains:
- a CDS encoding MDR family MFS transporter, translated to MIMPTKLKYLIVAMALNVIGASFLWPLNTIYMSQELGKSLSIAGFVLLLNSLSAMCGNLFGGKLFDQIGGYKTIMTGGLIAFSSLVGLNILHTWPFYAIWLVLLGFGSGMIFPAVYAFAGAIWPEGGRRTFNAIYVAQNVGVAVGTALAGVVADFSFDYIFIANLLMFVLFATIIFTQFRGVEVDANVDTSSHNVMEVKNKTIFFAFMSVLIVYFICWFGYVQWQTTIADLTQHLSISLKQYSLIWTVNGLMIVFMQPVIKPVIKMLKGKYVGQLIVGVLLFMIAFYFTSMQTAFSGFLIGMVIMTFGEMFIWPLLPTIAQDIAPKGRTGAYQGLVNSTATVSRAFGPLVGGFIVDVYNMDILFKSIVGLILFSYVFIGLYSILMKRYQRNT
- the leuS gene encoding leucine--tRNA ligase, whose protein sequence is MAYNHQSVESKWQKYWEINKTFKTNERKNDKKFYALDMFPYPSGAGLHVGHPEGYTATDIISRVKRMQGYDVLHPMGFDAFGLPAEQYALDTGNDPKEFTVHNINTFRRQIKSLGFSYDWDREVDTTDPEYYKWTQWIFIQLYNKGLAYVDEVAVNWCPALGTVLSNEEVVDGVSERGGHPVYRKPMKQWMLKITAYADRLLEDLDDLDWPESLKDMQRNWIGKSIGASIRFNVDAVDEQIEVFTTRPDTLYGVSYVVLAPEHELVKQLTTDDHRDAVEQYIVDSSKKSDLERTDLAKEKSGVPTGSYVIHPLTNERIPIWIADYVLNSYGTGAVMAVPAHDSRDYEFSQQYDLPIREVIEGERDEQGIVTTDGVLIESGEFTGLSSEDARVKIIDYLQTNDIGEAKTNYKLRDWLFSRQRYWGEPIPIIHWEDGTMSTVDESELPVLLPETDDIKPSGTGESPLANITDWLEVTDPKTGMNGRRETNTMPQWAGSCWYYLRYIDPKNTEQLADPKLLEEWLPVDLYIGGAEHAVLHLLYARFWHKVLYDIGVVPTKEPFQKLFNQGMILGEGNEKMSKSKGNVVNPDDIVETHGADTLRVYEMFMGPLDASIAWSENGLDGSRRFLDRVYRLFVNEDGTLSQKVQNKTNESLEKVYHQTVQKVTEDIDKLGFNTAISQLMVFVNECYKQDVIPVEYATGFIKLLSPFAPHIGEEIYNVIGHEESIAYASWPTYDESKLVEDHVEIVVQIKGKVKAKLNIPQDASKDEMEQLALADEKVKEAIGDKEIIKVIAVPKKLVNIVTKG
- a CDS encoding NAD(P)/FAD-dependent oxidoreductase, giving the protein MTTHFDTIIIGGGPSGLMASIASASNGNSTCLIEKNKQLGKKLLISGGGRCNVTNNVPYEEIIKHIPGNGKFLYSPFSIFDNQSIIEFIESNGVPLKEEDHGRMFPVTDKSKDILNVFLNKLSELNVSVQTETTVNSIEYDSETKLYNIITKQQSYQCTHLVISTGGKSVPKTGSTGDGYKFAAQFGHTITELFPTEVPILSDEPFIQSNELKGLSLKGIALSVLDKKGKPVITHEMDMLFTHFGISGPAALRCSQFVYKQQKKQKTKQIKMAIDLFPNKNETELMKEVTNLIAENKNKLIINSLKSILQERFIQLLIDRLNIDIETTGHHLKNEDKIHLVKTLKHFSFSVNGTKSIEDAFVTGGGIKLKEINPKTLESKLQNNLYFSGELLDIHGYTGGYNITSALVTGYVAGYSTTLK